A window of the Streptomyces sp. NBC_00250 genome harbors these coding sequences:
- a CDS encoding ABC transporter permease, translating to MSAVLTGTGTLTRLALRRDRLTIPLWALVTGGLVASGAGSLEGLYGTAAERTEAAASMTANSSMRALYGPVFGDSLGGLVAWRFGTFAAVLAAVASLIVVVRHTREEEETGRQEMLSAGAVGRRAPLTAALLAALVVNAAVALVVTAGLAGQGAAGALALGLAIGGTGMVFATTAALAAQLTESARLAKGLTGAVLGLAFVLRAAGDSGTADGSSVLTWLSPIGWAENVRAFAGERWWVLILIAAAALVQTAVAYALTGRRDVGASFLATRPGPAEGGLATAGALAWRLQRGTLLGWSLGFLLGGLVFGGMVEGAADIVGDNEQARQIFERMGGQSALTDAFLATMVSLFGMVAALFAVGSVLRAHGEETSGRAEPLLANALGRLRWAAGHLAVAFGGSALILVLSGLGLALSYGHDLGPVLGASLVQLPAVWTLAGLAVLLWGAFPKAATAAWGAAGLCLALGWVGPALDLPQAALDLSPFGHLPKLPGQEAAVRTPVVALTALAAALVAAGLAGLRRRDMTS from the coding sequence ATGAGCGCCGTCCTCACCGGCACCGGCACCCTCACCCGGCTCGCCCTGCGCCGCGACCGGCTGACGATCCCCCTCTGGGCGCTCGTCACCGGCGGCCTGGTCGCGAGCGGCGCGGGCTCGCTCGAAGGGCTCTACGGCACGGCCGCCGAACGGACCGAGGCCGCCGCCTCCATGACCGCCAACAGCTCGATGCGCGCGCTGTACGGGCCGGTGTTCGGCGACTCCCTCGGCGGGCTCGTGGCCTGGCGGTTCGGCACCTTCGCCGCCGTCCTCGCCGCCGTCGCGAGCCTGATCGTGGTCGTCCGGCACACCCGCGAGGAGGAGGAGACAGGGCGTCAGGAGATGCTCTCGGCCGGCGCGGTCGGCCGCCGGGCACCGCTCACCGCCGCCCTCCTCGCCGCGCTCGTCGTCAACGCCGCCGTCGCCCTCGTCGTCACGGCCGGGCTCGCCGGGCAGGGCGCCGCCGGGGCGCTCGCCCTCGGTCTGGCGATCGGCGGCACCGGCATGGTCTTCGCGACGACGGCCGCGCTCGCCGCCCAGCTGACGGAGAGCGCGCGGCTCGCCAAGGGACTGACGGGCGCCGTCCTCGGCCTCGCGTTCGTCCTGCGGGCGGCGGGCGACTCCGGGACCGCGGACGGCTCGTCCGTCCTGACCTGGCTGTCGCCGATCGGCTGGGCCGAGAACGTCCGCGCCTTCGCAGGCGAACGCTGGTGGGTGCTGATCCTGATCGCCGCGGCCGCCCTGGTCCAGACGGCGGTGGCGTACGCGCTGACCGGCCGTCGTGACGTCGGCGCGAGCTTCCTCGCGACCCGGCCGGGCCCGGCGGAGGGCGGGCTCGCGACGGCGGGCGCGCTCGCGTGGCGGCTCCAGCGCGGCACCCTCCTCGGCTGGTCGCTGGGCTTCCTGCTCGGCGGGCTCGTCTTCGGCGGGATGGTCGAGGGCGCGGCCGACATCGTCGGCGACAACGAGCAGGCCCGGCAGATCTTCGAGCGGATGGGCGGCCAGAGCGCCCTCACGGACGCCTTCCTCGCCACCATGGTGTCCCTCTTCGGAATGGTCGCGGCCCTGTTCGCAGTCGGCTCGGTGCTGCGGGCACACGGCGAGGAGACCTCCGGCCGCGCGGAACCGCTCCTCGCGAACGCACTCGGCCGACTCCGCTGGGCGGCCGGCCACCTGGCCGTCGCCTTCGGCGGCTCGGCCCTGATCCTGGTCCTCAGCGGGCTCGGCCTGGCGCTCTCGTACGGGCACGACCTCGGCCCGGTCCTGGGTGCCTCGCTGGTCCAGCTCCCGGCGGTGTGGACGCTGGCGGGCCTCGCGGTGCTCCTCTGGGGCGCGTTCCCGAAGGCCGCGACCGCCGCCTGGGGCGCGGCCGGGCTCTGCCTGGCCCTCGGCTGGGTCGGCCCGGCGCTCGACCTGCCGCAGGCGGCCCTCGACCTCTCCCCCTTCGGCCACCTGCCGAAGCTCCCGGGCCAGGAGGCGGCGGTCCGGACCCCGGTCGTGGCGCTCACGGCCCTGGCGGCAGCCCTGGTCGCGGCGGGTCTGGCGGGGCTGCGGCGGCGGGACATGACGAGCTGA
- a CDS encoding adenylosuccinate synthase, with protein MPALVLLGAQWGDEGKGKATDLLGGSVDYVVRYQGGNNAGHTVVVGDQKYALHLLPSGILSPGCTPVIGNGVVVDPAVLLSELSGLNERGVDTSKLLISGNAHLITPYNVTLDKVTERFLGKRKIGTTGRGIGPTYADKINRVGIRVQDLYDESILVQKVEAALEGKNQLLAKLYNRRAIDAAQIVEEMLQYAEQIKPFVADTTLILNNALDEDKVVLFEGGQGTLLDVDHGTYPFVTSSNPTAGGACTGAGVGPTKISRVIGILKAYTTRVGAGPFPTELFDADGEALRRIGGERGVTTGRDRRCGWFDAVIARYATRVNGLTDFFLTKLDVLTGWEQIPVCVAYEIDGKRVEELPYSQTDFHHAKPIYEMLPGWSEDITKAKTFADLPKNAQAYVKALEEMSGAPISAIGVGPGRTETIEINSFL; from the coding sequence GTGCCCGCACTTGTGCTGCTCGGTGCTCAGTGGGGTGACGAGGGCAAGGGAAAGGCCACCGACCTCCTCGGTGGATCCGTTGACTATGTAGTGCGTTACCAGGGCGGCAACAACGCCGGCCACACCGTCGTCGTCGGCGACCAGAAGTACGCGCTGCATCTTCTCCCTTCCGGAATCCTGTCGCCGGGGTGTACCCCGGTGATCGGAAACGGTGTCGTCGTCGACCCGGCGGTCCTGCTCTCCGAGCTGAGCGGACTGAACGAGCGCGGCGTCGACACGTCGAAGCTCCTGATCAGCGGTAACGCCCACCTGATCACCCCGTACAACGTCACCCTCGACAAGGTGACGGAACGGTTCCTCGGCAAGCGCAAGATCGGCACCACGGGCCGTGGCATCGGCCCGACGTACGCCGACAAGATCAACCGCGTCGGCATCCGGGTCCAGGACCTGTACGACGAGTCGATCCTCGTCCAGAAGGTCGAGGCGGCGCTGGAGGGCAAGAACCAGCTGCTCGCCAAGCTGTACAACCGCCGCGCGATCGACGCCGCGCAGATCGTCGAGGAGATGCTCCAGTACGCGGAGCAGATCAAGCCGTTCGTCGCGGACACCACGCTGATCCTGAACAACGCGCTCGACGAGGACAAGGTCGTCCTGTTCGAGGGCGGCCAGGGCACGCTGCTCGACGTCGACCACGGCACGTACCCCTTCGTCACCTCCTCGAACCCGACCGCGGGCGGCGCCTGCACCGGCGCCGGCGTGGGCCCGACGAAGATCAGCCGGGTCATCGGCATCCTCAAGGCCTACACGACCCGTGTCGGCGCCGGCCCGTTCCCGACCGAGCTCTTCGACGCGGACGGCGAGGCCCTGCGCCGCATCGGCGGCGAGCGCGGCGTGACCACCGGCCGTGACCGCCGCTGCGGCTGGTTCGACGCGGTCATCGCGCGCTACGCGACCCGGGTCAACGGCCTGACCGACTTCTTCCTCACCAAGCTCGACGTGCTGACGGGCTGGGAGCAGATCCCGGTCTGCGTCGCGTACGAGATCGACGGCAAGCGCGTCGAGGAGCTGCCCTACTCGCAGACCGACTTCCACCACGCGAAGCCGATCTACGAGATGCTCCCGGGCTGGTCCGAGGACATCACCAAGGCCAAGACCTTCGCGGACCTGCCGAAGAACGCGCAGGCCTACGTGAAGGCCCTGGAGGAGATGTCGGGCGCCCCGATCTCCGCGATCGGCGTCGGCCCCGGCCGCACCGAGACGATCGAGATCAACTCGTTCCTGTAG
- a CDS encoding GbsR/MarR family transcriptional regulator translates to MTGMTTTEGSTAGDDEAVSRFVERFAAELTEAGMQRMASRVFAALLASETASMTSAELAEQLRISPAAVSGAIRYLSQVSMVSRERDPGTRRERYVLHNELWYETFTRRDQVLTRWEKVLRDGSELLGPDSAAGARTAETAEFFAFLQREMLEIMDRWSAYKAARGAEPSS, encoded by the coding sequence ATGACCGGCATGACGACCACCGAGGGCAGCACGGCAGGCGACGACGAGGCCGTGTCCCGCTTCGTGGAGCGGTTCGCCGCCGAGCTGACGGAGGCCGGCATGCAGCGCATGGCCTCCCGCGTCTTCGCGGCGCTCCTCGCCTCGGAGACCGCCTCCATGACCTCGGCCGAGCTGGCCGAGCAGCTGAGGATCAGCCCCGCCGCCGTCTCCGGCGCGATCCGCTACCTCAGCCAGGTCAGCATGGTCAGCCGCGAGCGCGACCCCGGCACCCGGCGCGAGCGGTACGTCCTCCACAACGAGCTCTGGTACGAGACCTTCACCCGCCGCGACCAGGTCCTCACCCGCTGGGAGAAGGTCCTCCGCGACGGCTCCGAGCTGCTCGGACCGGACTCGGCGGCGGGCGCGCGCACCGCCGAGACGGCCGAGTTCTTCGCGTTCCTCCAGCGGGAGATGCTGGAGATCATGGACCGCTGGAGCGCCTACAAGGCGGCCCGGGGAGCCGAACCCTCCTCCTGA
- a CDS encoding ABC transporter ATP-binding protein, which yields MTKAISIAGLHKSFGRTHALDGLDLAVETGEVHGFLGPNGAGKSTTIRILLGLLRPDSGAARLLGKDPWQDAVALHRRIAYVPGDVTLWRNLSGGEVIDLYGRLRGGLDKAKRAELIERFELDPTKKGRTYSKGNRQKVALVAAFASDVDLYVLDEPTSGLDPLMEEVFQSCVEEARDRGRTVLLSSHILSEVETLCDRVSIVRKGRTVESGSLTELRHLTRTSVTAELAAAPNGLAHLPGVHDLDVVGHRVKLQVDTDKLDAVLRSLTTSGVRSLTSTPPTLEELFLRHYADDTDEVTAR from the coding sequence ATGACGAAGGCAATCAGCATCGCCGGGCTGCACAAGTCCTTCGGGCGCACGCACGCGCTCGACGGCCTCGACCTCGCCGTCGAGACCGGCGAGGTCCACGGTTTCCTCGGCCCCAACGGCGCCGGAAAGTCCACGACCATCCGGATCCTCCTGGGCCTCCTGCGGCCCGACTCCGGCGCCGCCCGGCTCCTCGGCAAGGACCCCTGGCAGGACGCCGTCGCACTGCACCGCCGGATCGCGTACGTCCCCGGCGACGTCACCCTGTGGCGGAACCTCTCCGGCGGCGAGGTCATCGACCTGTACGGACGACTGCGCGGCGGCCTCGACAAGGCCAAGCGCGCCGAACTGATCGAGCGCTTCGAGCTCGACCCCACCAAGAAGGGCCGGACCTACTCCAAGGGCAACCGGCAGAAGGTCGCCCTCGTCGCCGCCTTCGCCTCCGACGTCGACCTGTACGTCCTCGACGAGCCGACCAGCGGCCTCGACCCGCTGATGGAGGAGGTCTTCCAGAGCTGCGTCGAGGAGGCCCGCGACCGCGGCCGGACCGTGCTCCTGTCCAGCCACATCCTCAGCGAGGTCGAGACCCTCTGCGACCGGGTCAGCATCGTCCGCAAGGGCCGGACCGTGGAGTCCGGTTCGCTCACGGAGCTGCGGCACCTGACCCGTACCAGCGTCACCGCCGAACTCGCCGCCGCGCCCAACGGCCTCGCCCACCTCCCCGGCGTCCACGACCTCGACGTCGTGGGCCACCGCGTGAAGCTCCAGGTCGACACCGACAAGCTCGACGCCGTCCTGCGCTCCCTGACCACCTCGGGCGTACGGAGCCTCACCAGCACCCCGCCCACCCTGGAGGAGCTGTTCCTCCGCCACTACGCCGACGACACGGACGAGGTGACCGCGCGATGA
- a CDS encoding cytochrome P450, which produces MDAVEAVYDPFSPEFVADPYPAYAELRAAGRAHWHGPTRQWLIPHHEDVSALLRDRRLGRTYTHRFTHEEFGQEAPAAEHEPFHTLNDHGLLDLEAADHSRIRRLVSKAFTPRTVENLAPTVRRLAADLVGGLVAAGGGDLQALVAEPLPVAVIAEMLGVPEDDEERGRLRPWSAAICGMFELNPSEETARQAVEASVEFSDYLRELIARRRKEPGDDLISSLIAVEELTEQEMISTCVLLLNAGHEATVNTTVNGWWTLLREGVRPDPEKLSTAVEELLRYDTPLQMFERWVLDDIEIGGRTVPRGSEVALLFGSANRDPARFGPTADTLDLTRADNPHITFGAGIHYCLGAPLARLELTAVFGELLQQAPGMRLAAEPVRKPGYVIRGFEELLVEV; this is translated from the coding sequence ATGGACGCTGTCGAGGCTGTTTACGACCCCTTCTCCCCGGAGTTCGTCGCCGATCCGTACCCCGCCTATGCGGAACTGCGGGCGGCGGGCCGTGCCCACTGGCACGGCCCGACCCGCCAGTGGCTGATCCCGCACCACGAGGACGTGTCGGCGCTCCTCAGGGACCGGCGGCTCGGCCGTACGTACACCCACCGGTTCACCCACGAGGAGTTCGGGCAGGAGGCTCCGGCCGCCGAGCACGAGCCCTTCCACACGCTGAACGACCACGGGCTGCTCGATCTGGAGGCGGCCGACCACAGCCGGATCCGGCGGTTGGTGTCGAAGGCGTTCACGCCGAGGACGGTGGAGAACCTGGCCCCGACGGTACGGCGGCTCGCCGCCGACCTGGTCGGGGGGCTGGTGGCGGCTGGTGGCGGTGATCTGCAGGCCCTGGTCGCGGAGCCGCTGCCGGTCGCGGTGATCGCCGAGATGTTGGGCGTCCCGGAGGACGACGAGGAGCGGGGGCGGCTGCGGCCCTGGTCGGCGGCGATCTGCGGGATGTTCGAGCTGAACCCCTCGGAGGAGACGGCCCGGCAGGCGGTCGAGGCCTCCGTCGAGTTCTCGGACTATCTGCGGGAGCTGATCGCCCGGCGGCGGAAGGAACCCGGGGACGACCTGATCTCGTCCCTGATCGCGGTGGAGGAGCTGACCGAACAGGAGATGATCTCCACCTGTGTCCTGCTCCTGAACGCGGGCCACGAGGCCACCGTGAACACCACGGTCAACGGCTGGTGGACGCTCCTGAGAGAGGGCGTGCGTCCCGATCCCGAAAAGTTGTCCACAGCTGTGGAAGAACTTCTGCGCTACGACACCCCGCTCCAGATGTTCGAGCGCTGGGTCCTCGACGACATCGAGATCGGCGGCCGGACCGTCCCGCGCGGCTCCGAGGTCGCCCTGCTCTTCGGCTCCGCCAACCGCGACCCCGCCCGCTTCGGCCCCACCGCCGACACCCTCGACCTCACCCGCGCCGACAACCCGCACATCACCTTCGGTGCGGGCATCCACTACTGCCTCGGCGCCCCGCTCGCCCGCCTCGAACTGACGGCGGTCTTCGGGGAGTTGCTGCAGCAGGCGCCGGGCATGCGGCTCGCGGCGGAGCCCGTGCGGAAGCCGGGGTACGTGATCAGGGGGTTCGAGGAGCTGCTGGTGGAGGTGTGA
- a CDS encoding alpha/beta fold hydrolase, which translates to MTRTEGTLDVPGAVLHHQVRGTGPMLLISQSGEGDADRSTDLVARLTDSYTVITYDRRGLSRSRLDAPEQGTTLAEHADDVHRLLAALTDEPVLMLGCSLGAVIGLHTAVRHPGQIATLVAHEPVAPRLLPERERTHHERELTALQDLYRRDGLRATLPEIARTLGIDPTGADAEPDLTPQPMNARRLANFDHFIRHDFTAIVDDTLDTAALASTGTRIVPAVGRTTPHTVFDHKCAVSLAELVGSDLLEFPGGHNGNTSHPEAYAARLRQVLADAR; encoded by the coding sequence ATGACCAGGACCGAAGGCACGCTCGACGTTCCCGGAGCAGTCCTGCACCACCAGGTGCGGGGCACCGGCCCGATGCTGCTGATCTCGCAGAGCGGGGAAGGCGACGCCGACCGCAGCACCGACCTCGTCGCCCGGCTCACCGACTCCTACACCGTGATCACGTACGACCGCCGCGGCCTCTCCCGCAGCCGGCTCGACGCCCCGGAGCAGGGGACGACCCTGGCCGAGCACGCCGACGACGTCCACCGCCTCCTCGCCGCCCTCACCGACGAGCCCGTCCTCATGCTCGGCTGCAGCCTGGGGGCCGTCATCGGACTGCACACCGCCGTACGTCACCCCGGGCAGATCGCCACCCTCGTCGCCCACGAACCCGTCGCCCCGCGCCTGCTCCCCGAGCGGGAGCGCACCCACCACGAGCGGGAACTGACCGCCCTTCAGGACCTGTACCGCCGAGACGGCCTCCGGGCGACGCTGCCGGAGATCGCCAGGACGCTGGGCATCGACCCCACCGGCGCCGACGCGGAACCCGATCTGACACCCCAGCCGATGAACGCCCGGCGCCTCGCCAACTTCGACCACTTCATCCGGCACGACTTCACCGCGATCGTCGACGACACGCTCGACACGGCCGCGCTGGCGAGCACCGGAACGCGGATCGTCCCCGCCGTCGGCCGCACCACCCCGCACACGGTCTTCGACCACAAGTGCGCGGTCTCCCTGGCCGAGCTCGTCGGCAGCGACCTGCTGGAGTTCCCCGGCGGCCACAACGGGAACACCAGCCACCCGGAGGCCTACGCGGCCCGCCTCCGCCAGGTCCTCGCCGACGCCCGATGA
- a CDS encoding response regulator transcription factor produces the protein MIRVLIVDDQIMVREGFSVLLGAMPDIEVVGEAVNGREAVAQVAALHPDVVLMDIRMPELNGIDATREIVAADADAKVLVLTTFDLDEYVYQALRAGASGFLLKDASARQLADGVRVVAAGEALLAPTVTKRLITEFAKAPGSSPRPPAMAQIGELTERETEVLVLIAQGLSNSEIAEHLVVAESTIKTHVSRILVKLGLRDRTQAAVFAYEAGLVRVGG, from the coding sequence GTGATCCGCGTACTGATCGTCGACGACCAGATCATGGTCCGCGAGGGGTTCTCGGTGCTGCTCGGCGCGATGCCGGACATCGAGGTCGTAGGGGAGGCAGTCAACGGCAGGGAGGCCGTCGCGCAGGTCGCCGCCCTCCACCCCGACGTCGTCCTCATGGACATCCGGATGCCCGAGCTGAACGGCATCGACGCCACCCGGGAGATCGTCGCCGCCGACGCGGACGCCAAGGTGCTCGTCCTGACCACCTTCGACCTCGACGAGTACGTCTACCAGGCGCTCCGCGCCGGGGCCTCCGGCTTCCTGCTCAAGGACGCCTCCGCCCGGCAGCTCGCCGACGGGGTGCGGGTCGTCGCGGCCGGCGAGGCGCTCCTCGCGCCGACCGTCACCAAGCGGCTGATCACCGAGTTCGCGAAGGCGCCGGGAAGTTCTCCGCGCCCGCCCGCGATGGCGCAGATAGGGGAGCTGACGGAGCGCGAGACGGAGGTCCTGGTGCTCATCGCGCAGGGCCTGTCGAACTCCGAGATCGCCGAGCACCTCGTCGTCGCCGAGTCGACGATCAAGACGCATGTGAGCCGCATCCTGGTGAAGCTGGGGCTGCGGGACCGGACGCAGGCGGCGGTCTTCGCCTACGAGGCGGGTCTGGTGCGCGTCGGCGGCTAG
- a CDS encoding oxidoreductase gives MSKVWLITGANSGFGRAFAEAAIAAGDVVVAAARRTETLDDLVAAHPDQVDPVALDVTDTAAVDRVVAEVAERHGRIDVLVNNAGRTHVGSVEETSDAELRSLFDVHVFGPAALTRAVLPHMRARRSGAIVQLSSVGGQMSMAGFGAYSATKFALEGMSEALAAEVRPLGIDVLIVEPGAFRTSLFGNHSLSGDGIPDYTGTVGATRSFVETGGGTQAGDPAKAAAAVVKALDAEKTPLRLALGDDSIDTILGHLDQVRDDLTTWEKVGRDTKLDV, from the coding sequence ATGAGCAAGGTCTGGCTGATCACGGGCGCCAACAGCGGTTTCGGGCGCGCCTTCGCCGAGGCCGCGATCGCCGCCGGCGATGTCGTGGTCGCCGCCGCCCGCCGCACCGAGACCCTGGACGACCTGGTCGCGGCCCACCCCGACCAGGTGGACCCGGTCGCCCTGGACGTCACCGACACGGCGGCGGTCGACCGGGTCGTCGCGGAGGTCGCGGAGCGGCACGGCCGCATCGACGTCCTCGTCAACAACGCGGGCCGCACACACGTCGGCTCGGTCGAGGAGACCTCCGACGCCGAACTGCGCTCCCTCTTCGACGTCCACGTCTTCGGCCCCGCCGCCCTCACCCGCGCCGTCCTGCCCCACATGCGGGCCCGCCGCTCGGGCGCGATCGTGCAGCTCAGCAGCGTCGGCGGCCAGATGTCGATGGCGGGCTTCGGCGCGTACAGCGCGACCAAGTTCGCCCTGGAGGGCATGTCGGAGGCGCTCGCCGCGGAGGTACGCCCGCTGGGCATAGACGTCCTGATCGTCGAACCGGGCGCCTTCCGCACGAGCCTCTTCGGCAACCACAGCCTGAGCGGCGACGGCATCCCCGACTACACGGGCACGGTGGGCGCGACGCGATCCTTCGTGGAGACGGGAGGCGGCACCCAGGCCGGCGACCCGGCCAAGGCGGCGGCCGCGGTGGTCAAGGCCCTCGACGCGGAGAAGACACCCCTGCGCCTCGCCCTCGGCGACGACTCGATCGACACGATCCTCGGCCACCTGGACCAGGTGCGTGACGACCTCACGACCTGGGAGAAGGTCGGGCGGGACACCAAGCTGGACGTCTGA
- a CDS encoding MarR family winged helix-turn-helix transcriptional regulator gives MNAAELFLLGRVLMKIGEEALPEPPGGEGRYAGSARLVLIVAADIASHPDSAVGEIAARTGLPQSQVSTAVARLKEAGAVRAVPDPADRRRVLVRSVAERSERVAEVRAAGIDGALAAALGSDDPRRLTEVTEALEVLARALMPKAQSRT, from the coding sequence GTGAATGCAGCCGAACTGTTCCTGCTGGGCCGCGTCCTGATGAAGATCGGCGAGGAGGCACTGCCCGAGCCCCCCGGCGGCGAGGGCCGGTACGCCGGCAGCGCCCGGCTGGTGCTGATCGTCGCCGCCGACATCGCCTCCCACCCCGACAGCGCCGTCGGCGAGATCGCCGCCCGGACGGGACTCCCGCAGAGCCAGGTGTCGACCGCCGTGGCCCGGTTGAAGGAGGCGGGAGCGGTGCGGGCCGTACCCGACCCCGCCGACCGGCGCCGCGTGCTCGTGCGCTCGGTCGCGGAGCGGTCCGAGCGGGTGGCGGAGGTGCGGGCCGCCGGGATCGACGGCGCGCTCGCCGCCGCGCTCGGATCCGACGACCCGCGGCGGCTGACGGAGGTCACCGAGGCGTTGGAGGTACTGGCCCGCGCCCTGATGCCGAAGGCGCAGTCCCGGACCTGA
- a CDS encoding diacylglycerol kinase, protein MSAHDQLLVVIDPVARRSDGESVRIAKDVLSAGAEAKICLPDSPEEFSRALARRGSRRPVVLGDDRTLLRTVALLHRERELAEGALSLVPIGTPGALEIAHALGVPRSTPAAARAVLDGAVRRLDLLVDDSDGVVLGDLRIPGVPALASTAPTVWGTCRTLVRTLVRPAPTALAVRTHRLRVEADGVLLADVDTPVEGVSVRSVGGAAEVVVLPSSAPPRHTTARVLTVSGPDFRYRADGRVTGPVRRRTWTARADAWGLTLPRDRPLPRG, encoded by the coding sequence GTGTCGGCTCACGACCAGCTGCTGGTGGTCATCGACCCGGTCGCCCGCCGAAGTGACGGCGAGTCCGTACGGATCGCGAAAGATGTGTTGTCCGCAGGCGCGGAAGCGAAGATCTGCCTGCCGGACAGCCCGGAAGAATTCTCCCGTGCCCTGGCCCGGCGCGGCTCCCGACGCCCCGTGGTGCTCGGGGACGACCGGACCCTGCTGCGTACGGTGGCCCTCCTCCACCGCGAGCGGGAGCTCGCCGAGGGGGCCCTCTCCCTCGTCCCGATCGGCACCCCCGGCGCCCTGGAAATCGCCCACGCCCTCGGCGTGCCGCGTTCCACCCCGGCGGCCGCCCGGGCCGTCCTCGACGGGGCCGTGCGACGCCTGGACCTGCTGGTCGACGACAGCGACGGCGTCGTCCTCGGCGACCTCCGCATCCCCGGCGTACCCGCCCTCGCGTCCACGGCACCGACCGTCTGGGGCACCTGCCGCACCCTGGTCCGCACCCTGGTCCGCCCGGCGCCCACGGCCCTCGCGGTCCGCACCCACCGGCTGCGGGTGGAGGCGGACGGGGTGCTGCTCGCGGACGTGGACACGCCGGTGGAGGGCGTCTCGGTCCGCTCGGTCGGCGGTGCCGCCGAGGTGGTCGTCCTCCCCTCGTCCGCCCCGCCCCGGCACACGACCGCCCGCGTCCTCACGGTCTCGGGCCCGGACTTCCGCTACCGCGCGGACGGCCGCGTCACGGGGCCGGTCCGCCGCCGCACCTGGACGGCCAGGGCGGACGCCTGGGGGCTGACCCTGCCCCGGGACCGACCCCTGCCCCGTGGCTGA
- a CDS encoding LysR family transcriptional regulator produces the protein MTITDVHLRELRYFLAVAEELHFTRAAERLYVSQPALSKQIRALERQLGGPLFDRDRQGVALTPVGTALVPHARTLLAAWQEGREAVRRAREAASGTLVVGMSTSPGRGGLLPAIRSRFTEVHPEAVLRLRQVGWEDPTAGLADGVSDVAFVWLPLAGEERFRWVVVAAEPRLVALPETHPLAARERLDFADLLDEPFLALPDTGPELRDHWLALDSRGGRPPIIGGEIASADETYEALVGGLGICLVAAGNAPLLTRGGVVTRPVDGVAPSCFVLAWRADDTRPLVDAYARAAAEFGLRET, from the coding sequence ATGACGATCACCGACGTCCACCTGCGCGAGCTGCGGTACTTCCTCGCCGTCGCGGAGGAGCTCCACTTCACCCGGGCCGCCGAGCGGCTGTACGTCTCGCAGCCCGCGCTCAGCAAGCAGATCCGCGCCCTGGAGCGGCAGCTCGGCGGCCCCCTCTTCGACCGTGACCGGCAGGGCGTCGCCCTCACTCCCGTGGGTACGGCCCTGGTGCCGCACGCCCGAACCCTGCTCGCCGCCTGGCAGGAGGGCCGCGAGGCGGTGCGGCGGGCCCGGGAGGCGGCGAGCGGCACCCTCGTCGTCGGGATGAGCACCAGCCCCGGACGCGGCGGGCTGCTGCCCGCGATCCGCTCCCGGTTCACCGAGGTCCACCCGGAGGCGGTGCTCAGGCTGCGTCAGGTGGGGTGGGAGGACCCGACGGCCGGGCTCGCCGACGGCGTGAGCGACGTGGCGTTCGTCTGGCTGCCACTGGCCGGGGAGGAACGCTTCCGCTGGGTCGTCGTGGCCGCCGAACCCCGGCTCGTCGCCCTCCCGGAGACCCATCCGCTGGCCGCCCGAGAACGCCTGGACTTCGCGGACCTCCTCGACGAGCCGTTCCTCGCCCTCCCGGACACGGGCCCCGAACTGCGCGACCACTGGCTGGCGCTGGACTCCCGGGGCGGCCGCCCACCGATCATCGGCGGGGAGATCGCCAGCGCCGACGAGACGTACGAGGCCCTCGTCGGAGGTCTCGGCATCTGCCTGGTCGCGGCCGGCAACGCGCCGCTGCTCACCCGGGGCGGTGTCGTCACCCGCCCCGTCGACGGCGTCGCCCCCAGCTGCTTCGTCCTCGCCTGGCGCGCCGACGACACCCGCCCCCTGGTCGACGCGTACGCCCGCGCGGCGGCCGAATTCGGCCTTCGTGAGACCTGA